In Candidatus Bathyarchaeota archaeon, the following proteins share a genomic window:
- a CDS encoding DUF1743 domain-containing protein, which translates to MVTLHVGFDDTDSPKGGCTTYIAALLVEKLQKLGATFNDYPNLIRLNPNVPWKTRGNGALCLRMTCNENIVDTVFETVADTVEENSELGFKDTDPGIVFFQGAEIPREIKIFAKKTIQSIVKMEDALKLIRRFKAEALGYGTGYGIVGALAAIGETLDGDHTYEVIAYRTPENRGSHRRLDSASVREMDRKTRSQTFNNIDPETKRILITPRGPDPILYGVRGETAEAVVQAYKMIRPLEPIERWVVFRTNHGTDAHLKKVKTIGDIQPYYPIIVIGIVASRPKLVPRRHRVFSIKDETGKVDCAAYEPTGILRKIARQLIIGDVVEVCGGVRPSSIKHPLTINLEKLRALKLAPKLASHNPKCLRCGKKMSSMGVGQGFRCSKCGFRSSDLQKRVVEEKRDITKGLFITSPRSQRHLTKPLSRYGKEKMDRPKNILACWHCP; encoded by the coding sequence ATGGTTACCTTACATGTCGGCTTCGACGACACAGATTCTCCAAAAGGCGGATGCACCACCTACATAGCTGCCTTACTCGTAGAGAAACTGCAGAAACTAGGCGCTACATTCAATGATTACCCCAACCTCATCCGCCTGAACCCCAATGTACCTTGGAAAACCAGAGGAAATGGTGCCCTCTGCCTGCGAATGACATGCAACGAAAACATAGTAGACACGGTCTTTGAAACCGTAGCTGACACTGTAGAAGAAAACTCAGAATTGGGTTTCAAAGACACAGATCCTGGCATCGTCTTTTTTCAAGGCGCTGAAATCCCCCGAGAAATCAAGATTTTCGCTAAAAAAACTATTCAAAGCATCGTCAAAATGGAGGATGCTTTAAAGCTCATAAGAAGGTTCAAGGCAGAAGCGTTGGGCTACGGAACAGGGTATGGTATAGTCGGCGCCCTAGCCGCAATAGGTGAAACTTTGGACGGAGACCACACTTATGAAGTAATAGCGTATAGAACACCCGAAAACCGAGGTAGCCACCGACGATTAGACTCAGCGTCCGTCAGAGAAATGGACCGGAAAACCAGATCCCAAACCTTCAACAATATCGACCCTGAAACCAAACGTATCCTCATTACCCCCAGAGGTCCAGATCCTATTCTCTACGGTGTCAGGGGAGAAACTGCAGAAGCAGTTGTTCAAGCCTATAAAATGATTCGACCGTTGGAGCCGATAGAGAGATGGGTTGTTTTCCGGACAAATCACGGAACAGATGCCCACCTGAAAAAAGTCAAAACAATAGGCGACATCCAGCCATACTATCCGATAATTGTCATTGGTATCGTAGCTTCGAGGCCTAAACTGGTTCCTCGGAGACATAGGGTATTCTCGATAAAAGATGAAACAGGCAAGGTGGACTGTGCTGCGTATGAACCAACTGGTATTCTGCGGAAGATTGCAAGACAACTAATCATTGGAGACGTAGTGGAAGTTTGTGGCGGAGTCAGGCCAAGCTCCATAAAACATCCGTTAACGATTAATCTTGAAAAGTTACGAGCCCTCAAACTTGCACCTAAACTAGCATCTCACAATCCGAAATGTCTGAGATGCGGTAAAAAAATGAGTTCTATGGGGGTAGGTCAGGGATTTCGATGCTCAAAGTGTGGGTTTCGCTCTTCGGATCTGCAAAAGAGGGTGGTTGAAGAAAAGCGAGACATCACCAAAGGACTTTTCATTACTTCTCCGCGGTCGCAGAGACACTTAACCAAGCCTTTGAGTCGTTATGGAAAGGAGAAGATGGACAGACCTAAGAACATATTAGCATGCTGGCACTGCCCGTAG
- a CDS encoding Lrp/AsnC ligand binding domain-containing protein gives MPVAFVLINTEIGSESDVLNTLKGVQGVTESYAVYGVYDVVAKITADTMDKLKEIVTWHVRRLDKVRSTLTMIVVEEPAAST, from the coding sequence TTGCCAGTAGCTTTTGTGCTAATAAACACCGAAATCGGCTCAGAAAGCGATGTGCTAAACACCTTAAAAGGAGTTCAAGGAGTGACAGAATCCTACGCAGTCTATGGAGTCTACGACGTAGTCGCAAAAATCACCGCAGATACTATGGACAAACTCAAAGAAATAGTCACATGGCACGTGCGACGACTCGACAAAGTCCGCTCCACACTAACCATGATAGTAGTCGAAGAACCAGCAGCCTCCACATAA
- a CDS encoding succinate dehydrogenase/fumarate reductase flavoprotein subunit, with translation METLTHDIVIVGAGMAGLRAAIAAAEVNRKIDVAVISKVYPVRSHSVCAQGGTAAMLREGDSYNLHAWDTVKGSDFLADQDVVEFFVRKAPEEIITLDHWGLPWSRTEDGKINQRPFGGHSFPRACFAADMTGFHEMHALDGKAKAYDNIKFYDEWFVTSLIVEDNVAAGLTAIELKTGEMAIFRSKAVIMATGGYARVYQFTTFSHTATGDGMTMAYRAGVPLKDMEFIQFHPTGMVPSGILITGGARGEGGYLVNAKGERFMKRYASEKMELAPRDIVSRAETIEIQEGRGLEGPYGPYIALDLRHLGEEKINERLPLIRDVAIKLSGVDPVKEPIPIRPAAHYSMGGIHANIKTETPISGFYATGECACLNVHGANRLGTNSTSDCLVFGFVAGEEAAKYALSNSFREIPREKILAEERRVFDEILGSEGDEKVPVIRDELRGIMSGKVWVFRKGDELESGLKELKRLKERFKNIRVEDKDRQFNTGLVAALQLDFTLDLSEATIAGALARTESRGAHTRLDCPKRDDGNWLKHTIAYYTKEGPRLEYIPVTITRWPPAARAY, from the coding sequence TTGGAAACGTTAACTCATGATATAGTTATAGTGGGAGCTGGCATGGCTGGCCTTAGAGCTGCAATTGCCGCTGCCGAGGTTAACAGAAAAATCGACGTGGCCGTAATTTCTAAAGTCTATCCCGTACGTTCGCACTCGGTCTGCGCACAAGGCGGCACCGCTGCTATGCTAAGAGAGGGTGACTCTTACAATTTACACGCTTGGGACACCGTTAAAGGGTCGGATTTTCTCGCAGACCAAGACGTTGTAGAGTTCTTTGTCAGGAAAGCTCCTGAGGAGATCATTACATTAGACCATTGGGGGCTCCCATGGAGCAGAACCGAGGATGGAAAAATAAATCAACGTCCTTTTGGCGGTCACAGTTTTCCAAGAGCATGCTTTGCAGCTGACATGACAGGCTTTCACGAGATGCATGCATTGGATGGAAAAGCTAAGGCATATGATAACATAAAATTCTATGATGAATGGTTTGTTACTTCCCTTATCGTTGAGGATAACGTTGCAGCAGGTTTGACGGCAATAGAACTGAAGACTGGTGAAATGGCCATCTTTCGCAGCAAAGCCGTCATAATGGCGACTGGCGGCTATGCACGTGTATATCAGTTTACAACATTTTCCCATACGGCGACTGGAGATGGGATGACTATGGCCTATCGAGCGGGTGTACCTCTAAAAGACATGGAATTTATCCAATTCCATCCCACAGGGATGGTTCCATCGGGGATATTGATTACTGGGGGCGCCCGTGGCGAAGGGGGATACTTAGTCAATGCTAAGGGTGAGCGTTTTATGAAACGCTACGCGTCTGAAAAGATGGAGTTAGCTCCACGAGACATTGTTTCCAGAGCAGAGACAATAGAGATTCAGGAGGGACGTGGACTAGAAGGCCCTTATGGACCTTACATAGCCTTAGATCTTAGACATTTGGGCGAGGAGAAGATAAACGAGAGGTTACCTCTTATCCGCGACGTTGCTATAAAACTGAGTGGAGTAGACCCTGTAAAGGAACCAATACCTATCAGGCCAGCAGCTCACTACTCTATGGGAGGAATTCATGCTAACATAAAGACGGAAACGCCAATTTCAGGGTTTTACGCTACTGGCGAATGCGCTTGTTTAAATGTGCATGGAGCAAATAGGCTCGGCACTAACTCGACGTCTGATTGCCTAGTTTTTGGATTTGTTGCTGGCGAAGAAGCTGCCAAATACGCTCTTTCAAACAGTTTTCGAGAAATTCCACGTGAAAAAATCTTGGCAGAGGAAAGAAGAGTTTTTGACGAAATTTTGGGCAGCGAAGGCGACGAAAAAGTTCCTGTTATCAGAGATGAGTTGAGAGGTATCATGAGTGGGAAAGTGTGGGTATTCAGAAAAGGCGACGAACTGGAGAGCGGTTTGAAGGAACTAAAGAGGCTCAAGGAGAGATTCAAAAACATAAGGGTTGAAGACAAAGATAGGCAATTCAACACTGGGCTTGTAGCAGCCTTGCAGCTTGACTTCACCTTGGACCTATCTGAAGCTACGATAGCAGGCGCACTTGCTAGAACAGAATCGAGAGGAGCTCATACCAGACTTGACTGTCCCAAGCGTGATGACGGAAATTGGCTGAAACACACTATTGCTTACTACACAAAGGAAGGCCCCAGACTCGAGTACATTCCAGTTACCATAACCAGGTGGCCTCCTGCCGCAAGAGCCTATTAG
- the sdhB gene encoding succinate dehydrogenase iron-sulfur subunit, with amino-acid sequence MNSQVEKTVEFKIHRFNPQNERHYISTHKVPVCKGMTLLDAFMYIKDNFDGALTFRHSCRMGVCGSCGIMVNGKPMLACYTQVLHLNSDTLVIEPLQNMPVIKDLVVDIQQFFDTYNRITPVLIKPEEAFKKPDEFIQSPTDLKKYWDLTLCIKCSICYSACPAAIDEKFLGPSAYATNYRFVSDSRDEGTTERLKAMADNIWLCTSCNSCTMFCPKEVDCSSSIVDERGLVVETGNIPRTVKDVLTSVVRYHNPMGMHPSKRMDWAKDLNVKTFPTVEKAAILSFVGCASAYDQRSQAIAKSMVSVFNSLGVDFATLGTEEWCCGDHILRLGEKGLFEMLAEHNISTFEKFNAEKIIMLSPHCYNTFKSDKPYSDKGLRIQHYTEFLAETIKNGRLKLSKPVNKKITYHDPCFLGKRNEIYEAPRQILKLINGLELVEMKRTRENSFCCGGGAGRTWTEDAPPEKRPSIDRVREALELGVEVIATACPFCVTTLEDAVKVLDVEDKIVVKDILELLEEAM; translated from the coding sequence GTGAATTCTCAAGTTGAGAAAACTGTTGAATTCAAAATACACCGTTTCAATCCCCAAAACGAAAGGCATTACATATCTACGCACAAAGTACCCGTCTGCAAGGGGATGACCTTGCTTGATGCTTTTATGTATATCAAAGACAATTTTGATGGGGCGCTTACGTTTAGGCATTCATGTAGAATGGGAGTGTGTGGAAGTTGTGGAATTATGGTTAACGGAAAACCCATGCTGGCCTGTTACACACAAGTACTGCATCTAAACTCTGACACCTTGGTCATCGAACCGCTCCAAAACATGCCCGTCATAAAAGACCTAGTTGTGGACATCCAACAATTCTTTGACACATACAACCGAATAACCCCCGTCTTAATCAAGCCTGAGGAGGCGTTTAAGAAGCCTGACGAATTTATACAATCACCAACGGATCTTAAAAAGTACTGGGACTTGACACTATGCATCAAGTGTTCTATATGTTATTCTGCATGCCCAGCCGCAATAGACGAGAAATTCTTAGGGCCTTCCGCTTATGCTACCAATTATCGGTTTGTTTCAGATTCAAGAGATGAAGGCACAACTGAACGGTTGAAGGCTATGGCTGACAACATATGGCTATGCACCTCTTGCAACTCGTGTACAATGTTTTGTCCTAAAGAGGTTGATTGTTCATCCTCGATAGTTGACGAACGCGGCCTCGTGGTAGAAACAGGTAATATACCGAGAACAGTCAAGGACGTACTTACAAGCGTTGTCAGATATCATAATCCGATGGGGATGCATCCGAGTAAAAGAATGGACTGGGCTAAGGACTTGAACGTTAAAACGTTTCCAACCGTTGAAAAAGCTGCCATCTTGTCCTTTGTGGGTTGCGCATCAGCTTATGATCAGAGAAGTCAAGCAATTGCCAAATCCATGGTTTCAGTATTCAATAGTTTAGGTGTTGACTTTGCAACACTTGGCACTGAAGAATGGTGTTGTGGAGATCACATATTACGACTTGGCGAGAAAGGATTGTTCGAAATGCTTGCCGAACATAACATTTCAACGTTTGAAAAGTTCAATGCAGAGAAAATTATAATGCTGTCTCCTCACTGTTACAACACTTTCAAAAGTGACAAGCCATACAGTGATAAAGGGCTTCGCATTCAGCATTATACAGAATTTCTCGCTGAAACCATCAAAAATGGCAGGCTAAAACTTTCCAAACCCGTTAACAAAAAGATCACTTACCACGATCCTTGCTTCCTAGGCAAACGCAACGAAATATACGAAGCACCCAGACAGATTTTGAAGTTAATAAACGGTTTAGAACTTGTTGAGATGAAGAGAACAAGGGAGAACAGCTTTTGCTGTGGTGGAGGAGCTGGAAGAACTTGGACTGAAGATGCCCCTCCTGAAAAGAGGCCTAGTATTGATCGTGTTAGAGAGGCATTAGAACTTGGTGTCGAAGTTATTGCCACAGCATGTCCGTTCTGTGTTACAACTTTGGAAGATGCGGTGAAAGTGTTAGATGTGGAAGACAAGATTGTGGTGAAGGATATTCTAGAGCTTCTAGAAGAAGCCATGTAG
- a CDS encoding biotin-dependent carboxyltransferase family protein, with protein sequence MKLCKVIKPGLFTTVQDAGRYGFQKYGVPISGAMDNYAFVAANLLVDNKPNDACIEITLQGPAFEFLNTAQIAISGAALSPTVNGEKVVYWQTLQVCKGDVLSFGHPRSGCRAYLAVKGGIDVPLVLDSRSTYVRGGFGGFQGRRLKAGDVIEAYEPGILLKFGFSMPQELVPCYSNKLAIEVVLGPQSDYFTDMGIETFLSSIYTVTTESDRMGYRLDGSRVEQKGSLDMVSDAVPVGAVQVPESGKPIIMMRDAQTTGGYPKIAVVSTPDVSHLGQVKPNDKMRFLKISPSMARAKLLEYMRTLSQMKSELVESKL encoded by the coding sequence ATGAAACTATGCAAAGTGATTAAGCCAGGCCTTTTTACGACAGTTCAAGATGCAGGACGGTATGGTTTCCAAAAGTATGGTGTGCCGATTTCTGGAGCGATGGATAACTATGCTTTTGTTGCAGCGAATCTTCTAGTAGACAACAAGCCCAATGATGCATGTATAGAAATAACTTTGCAGGGTCCAGCGTTTGAATTTCTCAACACTGCTCAAATTGCAATATCAGGTGCGGCTCTCTCGCCCACTGTAAACGGGGAAAAGGTTGTTTATTGGCAAACGTTGCAGGTTTGCAAGGGTGATGTGCTTTCTTTTGGGCATCCGCGAAGTGGGTGTAGAGCATATCTAGCTGTGAAGGGAGGAATTGATGTACCTTTAGTATTGGATAGTAGGTCAACCTATGTTCGTGGTGGATTTGGCGGTTTTCAAGGAAGGCGGCTTAAAGCGGGAGATGTTATTGAAGCATATGAGCCTGGTATATTACTTAAGTTTGGCTTCTCAATGCCTCAAGAGCTTGTTCCGTGCTATAGCAACAAGTTAGCGATTGAAGTTGTGCTTGGACCACAATCTGACTACTTCACAGACATGGGCATAGAGACCTTTCTGTCAAGCATCTACACTGTAACCACAGAGTCTGATAGGATGGGTTATAGGCTTGATGGCTCAAGGGTGGAACAGAAAGGCTCACTGGATATGGTTTCAGACGCTGTACCAGTTGGGGCAGTTCAGGTGCCTGAAAGCGGTAAGCCTATTATAATGATGCGTGATGCACAGACAACTGGGGGTTATCCGAAAATCGCCGTGGTTTCCACTCCTGACGTTTCTCATCTTGGACAAGTCAAGCCAAACGACAAGATGCGTTTTTTAAAGATTTCGCCAAGCATGGCACGAGCAAAACTGTTAGAATACATGAGAACTCTCAGTCAAATGAAAAGCGAGCTAGTAGAGTCGAAGCTGTAA
- the pxpB gene encoding 5-oxoprolinase subunit PxpB yields MYQTAKHMPVGDRALLVEFGNTISLDLNRKVHTLNRAISQLELKGVEECVPTYRSLLVYYDPLKISYEQLVFRLRDFEERLDEFSVSTRKRVIEVPVIYGGECGPDLAYVAKYHNLDKKEVIRLHSDREYTVYMIGFISGFPYLGEVANEIATPRFETPRLRVPAGSVGITEKQTGIYPCESPGGWQIIGRTPLKLFDTKKHPPAWIQPGDAVKFKPIGKEEFEDFRNNKNETMQSD; encoded by the coding sequence ATGTATCAAACTGCGAAGCATATGCCTGTGGGCGATAGGGCGTTATTGGTTGAGTTCGGCAACACCATAAGTCTAGACCTCAACAGGAAAGTGCACACCTTAAACCGTGCAATTTCCCAACTTGAGCTAAAAGGCGTGGAAGAGTGTGTGCCAACCTACCGTTCGCTCCTTGTTTACTATGACCCGTTGAAGATAAGTTATGAACAGTTGGTTTTCAGATTAAGAGATTTTGAAGAAAGACTGGACGAGTTTAGCGTTTCAACCCGAAAACGAGTAATTGAAGTGCCAGTAATTTACGGCGGCGAATGTGGCCCCGACCTCGCCTACGTGGCTAAATATCACAACCTAGACAAGAAAGAGGTTATTCGGCTACATAGTGATAGAGAATACACGGTGTACATGATTGGCTTTATCTCGGGTTTCCCATACTTAGGCGAAGTAGCCAACGAAATCGCGACACCGAGATTTGAAACGCCACGGTTGCGAGTTCCAGCAGGATCTGTGGGAATAACTGAAAAACAGACCGGTATATACCCGTGTGAGTCTCCCGGAGGATGGCAGATAATCGGTCGAACTCCCCTAAAGCTTTTCGACACAAAAAAACATCCACCAGCCTGGATACAGCCCGGTGACGCTGTGAAATTCAAACCCATTGGAAAAGAAGAGTTTGAAGACTTCAGGAATAATAAAAATGAAACTATGCAAAGTGATTAA
- a CDS encoding LamB/YcsF family protein — MKPKIDINCDLGESFGNFKIGYDAEIMPFITSANIACGFHAGDPVVMARTVKLAKENRVAIGAHPGFPDLLGFGRRNMSLSQEEVENIIIYQVGALAAFAKAANKNLQHVKPHGALYNTAAKNEAYANAIIEALRAVDPKLMLFALANSKMAKMAAEAGLRVAHEIFVDRAYNPDGSLVSRNTAGAVIEEAKLVAERAVRIVKEKSVTAIDGQTVKFDEVHTICVHGDTSNAVELAKSVKKALLAADVEVTPVGTFV; from the coding sequence ATGAAGCCTAAAATCGACATCAACTGCGATCTCGGCGAAAGCTTCGGTAACTTCAAAATAGGATACGATGCAGAAATTATGCCTTTCATAACCTCCGCCAACATCGCTTGCGGTTTCCACGCAGGCGACCCAGTCGTTATGGCTCGAACCGTGAAGTTGGCAAAAGAAAATAGAGTTGCGATAGGCGCGCATCCTGGGTTCCCAGATTTGTTGGGGTTCGGTCGCCGCAACATGAGCCTCTCCCAAGAAGAAGTAGAGAACATCATTATCTATCAGGTAGGCGCTCTTGCAGCTTTCGCAAAAGCCGCCAACAAGAATTTGCAACACGTTAAACCTCATGGAGCTCTCTACAACACTGCGGCCAAGAACGAAGCTTATGCAAACGCCATCATCGAAGCTTTACGTGCTGTGGACCCTAAACTGATGCTTTTTGCTTTGGCAAACTCTAAGATGGCGAAGATGGCAGCTGAGGCAGGTTTGCGCGTGGCTCATGAAATCTTTGTTGACAGGGCTTACAATCCAGACGGAAGCTTAGTTTCCAGAAACACAGCAGGAGCAGTGATTGAAGAAGCGAAACTTGTGGCTGAGAGGGCGGTAAGGATAGTAAAGGAAAAAAGTGTAACTGCTATCGATGGTCAGACTGTAAAGTTTGACGAAGTGCATACCATTTGTGTTCACGGCGACACGTCAAACGCTGTGGAGCTTGCGAAATCCGTCAAGAAAGCGCTTTTGGCTGCAGACGTTGAAGTTACGCCTGTAGGCACTTTCGTCTAG
- a CDS encoding FAD-dependent oxidoreductase, translating to MKPMLIPKEIREKTKYCFECGICTASCPMVELLSTHYNPRSLLQKVLTEPEKTLNDNRLWLCAWCYKCYKRCPQGLKLPEIFQLLKSEAAKRGLSNGFEEAVAIIEENVPFPVICWYTCFHPERAEVGDEKITEALEKLAAQRMQAKKKETATGHKGKVAIIGSGPAGLTAACELAEKGYSATIFEALPEAGGMLRKSMPEYRLPRKALESEIQCLKDLGVEIRTNTRIGKDISFDELWRDGYKAVFVGVGAHKSRKLGIEGEELEGVIDALGFLWKVNMQQKVSLGKKVGVIGGGNVAVDAARTALRQGAKEVVILYRRSREEMPANPWGVMEAEKESVKIEFLVAPKRILKKEGRAEGLECIKMKLGELDETGRKKPMPIEGSEFSLELDTIIVAIGETTETTFLPKEVEVDRGNRILVNPITMETSMTGVFAGGDTVTGPATVIEAILAGKRAACSINQYLTEIEEKEERNRGD from the coding sequence ATGAAGCCAATGCTCATCCCAAAGGAAATCCGTGAAAAAACAAAATACTGCTTCGAGTGCGGCATTTGCACCGCAAGCTGTCCTATGGTAGAGCTGTTGTCAACGCATTACAACCCTAGGAGTCTTTTGCAAAAGGTTCTTACAGAACCCGAAAAGACTTTGAACGATAATAGGCTTTGGCTGTGCGCGTGGTGCTACAAATGCTACAAACGATGCCCCCAAGGATTAAAACTGCCAGAAATATTCCAACTTCTAAAAAGTGAAGCCGCAAAACGTGGACTTTCTAATGGTTTCGAAGAGGCGGTTGCAATAATAGAAGAAAATGTACCTTTTCCAGTTATCTGCTGGTACACTTGTTTTCACCCTGAACGTGCAGAAGTGGGTGATGAAAAGATAACTGAGGCTTTGGAAAAATTAGCCGCGCAGCGCATGCAAGCAAAAAAAAAAGAAACAGCCACTGGCCACAAGGGAAAGGTTGCAATCATCGGCTCAGGCCCAGCAGGACTTACAGCTGCTTGCGAACTAGCAGAAAAAGGATACTCGGCTACGATTTTTGAAGCTCTTCCAGAGGCTGGAGGCATGTTAAGGAAAAGCATGCCAGAGTACAGATTGCCCAGAAAGGCGCTAGAAAGTGAAATTCAATGTTTGAAAGATTTGGGCGTGGAAATAAGAACCAACACAAGGATTGGGAAAGACATTAGTTTTGATGAGCTTTGGCGAGACGGATATAAAGCTGTGTTTGTTGGAGTTGGCGCCCATAAGAGTCGAAAATTGGGAATTGAAGGCGAAGAGCTGGAAGGAGTTATTGACGCTTTGGGCTTTCTTTGGAAAGTAAACATGCAACAAAAAGTCAGCCTTGGAAAAAAAGTAGGAGTAATTGGCGGTGGAAACGTTGCCGTCGACGCCGCTAGAACCGCACTTCGCCAAGGAGCCAAAGAAGTTGTTATTCTTTACAGAAGGTCACGAGAGGAGATGCCAGCTAACCCTTGGGGAGTTATGGAAGCAGAAAAGGAAAGTGTGAAAATCGAATTTTTAGTGGCACCCAAAAGAATTCTAAAAAAAGAAGGAAGAGCTGAGGGATTGGAGTGTATTAAAATGAAGTTGGGAGAACTGGATGAAACTGGCAGAAAAAAACCAATGCCAATTGAAGGCTCCGAATTCTCTCTAGAACTAGATACGATAATAGTTGCTATTGGAGAAACAACAGAAACTACTTTCTTGCCAAAAGAAGTAGAAGTGGACAGAGGCAACAGAATTCTAGTTAACCCGATTACCATGGAAACCAGCATGACAGGAGTTTTTGCAGGCGGAGACACGGTCACTGGACCAGCAACTGTGATAGAGGCTATCCTTGCTGGAAAACGAGCCGCGTGTTCCATCAACCAATATTTAACGGAGATTGAGGAAAAAGAGGAAAGAAACCGTGGCGACTGA